The DNA region CAAAAACTGCTGCAGTATCAGATATTGCTCCTGTCTTGAACTGTCCAGCGAAATCGGGGTCGGCACATACGCTACGAGAGCCATGGTCATCAGAAATATCCCGACGAACAGTATAGATGCTGAAAAAACGATAGTTCCCGTATCATTTATCTTATCTTTCGAGGAAAAGCGCTTCATTATTATACCGGCTACAGCTGCGGTACCTATAATATAGAAACCAGCCGGTTCCGTGATCGGTACAAGACCAGTTATCCAGAGAGTAAAAGTCGTACCGATATTTGAACCCATGATAAGACCCACAGTCTGACTCAGTTCCATAACTCCGGAATTTACGAGTCCTGTAAGTACACTTGCAAGCGCAGATGACGACTGCATAAGAACTGTTATACCGGTACCCAGAGCAATACTTTTTAACGGATTACGTGTTATTTTTTTCAGGATCTTTTCAATCCTGCTTCCGGTCAGTTTTTCAAGATGCTGTGACATCTCGTTCATTCCGTATATCGTAAAGGCAAGTCCGGCAATAATAATAAACAGGCCGTATACGTATAAGTCTGTATCCATTAATTATCTCCTTAAAAAAATAGTATTAATCTAATTATATCATATTTTTTCACTATTTCAATACCATATTTACCGGAAAAACAAAGCACGTTTAAGTTTCGAATTCCCTTACGACTTACGACAAAAAAGATCCCGAACCGATTCGGCTCAGGATCCTTAAAAACTATCAGGGAGTCCGCGGTAAAACGCAGACTCCCTGAAACTGTACCGGGAAACCGGTATTTAATTATTAAACGAGCTTGATGATAGCCATTTCAGCTGCGTCGCCGCGGCGTGGACCGATCTTGATGATCTGTGTGTAACCACCGTTTCTTTCAGCATACTGAGGTGCAATGTCATTGAAAAGCTTCTTAACAACTGATTCCTTAGTTACGTAAGCTAATACCTGACGCTTTGAGTGCAGGTCATTTGTCTTACCAAGAGTTATCATCTTTTCAGCAACAGCACGAACTTCCTTTGCTCTTGTAACTGTTGTTTCGATCTGGCCGTTTTCAAGAAGGTATGTAACCATAGCTCTGAGCATAGCTTTTCTATGATCAGAAGTTCTACCCAGCTTTCTTGTACCTGGCATTGAAATTCACTCCTTTTCTATAGTGACGCTGTCTTAACCAGCATGAAAATGTTTTACGATTATTCTTCTTCAGAAGAAAGGTCGAATCCAAGTGACTGGAGTTTTTCCTTAACTTCATCGAAGGATTTCTTACCGAGATTACGAACCTTCATCATTTCCTCTTCGGACTTGTTGATGAGGTCATCCACGGTATTGATACCCGCACGTTTTAAACAATTAAACGAACGTACCGACAAGTCAAGTTCCTCAATGGTCATCTCAAGGATCTTTTCTTTACCCTTTTCGTCTTTTTCGACTAATACTTCAGTTATTGTAGCCTCATC from Ruminococcus sp. HUN007 includes:
- the rplQ gene encoding 50S ribosomal protein L17 translates to MPGTRKLGRTSDHRKAMLRAMVTYLLENGQIETTVTRAKEVRAVAEKMITLGKTNDLHSKRQVLAYVTKESVVKKLFNDIAPQYAERNGGYTQIIKIGPRRGDAAEMAIIKLV